The bacterium genome includes a window with the following:
- a CDS encoding ABC transporter permease, translating into MRRLLARSAYMVVIVAVSSVAVFYAIRLSGGDAVAAVIQPGSASLEAREQLRELWGLNLPIHEQYFDYMGRLLRGDLGNSLTNSSPISDMLIIHGRHSLILGVAALVIVFGLGIPLGVLASLRRNGVVDASIMTFSVGGMAIPNFWLALLVVWLFASTLHWLPSAGCCGPKQLVMPAFVLAAEGLALTVRMTRSAMLENLDRDFVRTLRSGGLSEIRVIGRHVLRNALVPLVSLAGLRIGQIVGYALVVETIFGWPGLGQVLVNAVLRRDYPVAQFFSLVLVTLVILGNWAADLGYQFANPRLRTARS; encoded by the coding sequence TTGAGACGGCTGTTAGCCCGCTCCGCATACATGGTCGTGATCGTGGCTGTCTCGTCGGTGGCGGTCTTCTACGCCATCCGTCTCTCGGGCGGCGACGCGGTGGCCGCCGTGATCCAGCCGGGCTCGGCCTCGCTGGAGGCGCGGGAGCAGCTCCGGGAGCTCTGGGGACTGAACCTTCCCATCCACGAGCAGTACTTCGACTACATGGGCCGGTTGCTCCGAGGGGATCTGGGCAACTCCCTGACCAACAGCTCGCCCATTTCCGACATGCTGATAATCCACGGTCGGCACAGCCTGATTCTCGGGGTGGCCGCCCTGGTGATCGTCTTCGGCCTCGGCATCCCTCTGGGGGTGCTGGCCTCGCTGCGCCGCAACGGCGTTGTGGATGCGTCGATCATGACCTTCTCGGTGGGCGGCATGGCGATCCCCAACTTCTGGCTGGCGCTGCTGGTCGTCTGGCTGTTCGCCTCCACCCTCCACTGGTTACCGTCCGCCGGCTGCTGCGGTCCCAAACAGCTGGTGATGCCCGCCTTCGTCCTGGCAGCAGAGGGCCTGGCCCTCACCGTCCGGATGACCCGTTCGGCCATGCTCGAGAACCTGGACCGCGATTTCGTGCGGACCCTCCGGTCGGGTGGGCTGTCCGAGATACGGGTGATCGGGCGCCACGTACTGCGGAACGCCCTGGTTCCCCTGGTGTCGCTGGCCGGCCTGCGGATCGGGCAGATCGTGGGCTATGCGCTGGTCGTGGAGACCATATTCGGTTGGCCCGGCCTGGGGCAGGTGCTGGTCAACGCCGTGCTGAGGAGGGACTACCCGGTGGCGCAGTTCTTCTCGCTGGTGCTGGTGACCCTGGTGATCCTGGGCAACTGGGCGGCGGATCTGGGCTACCAGTTCGCCAACCCGCGCCTGCGGACGGCCCGATCTTGA
- a CDS encoding ABC transporter permease: MADGTRTHLEAWNLQLAEFEENQRVGPVRAALGRMRRNKLLLLGTALGLIVLGAGVFGPIISGADPAFQSFASTLLPPGSEGYLLGTDHLGRDLAVRVFIGIRVSLMVAAGVTVLSLVLGLLLGMFGGFLGGWKDRMIRGTVDFVWGFPLILVAVLFAGGLGEGLFPVILAVGLVNTAAIARVVRGEVLALSEREFVEAARAGGLSTSRIMWRHLFPNILAPALVLASYYVAVAIIAEAALSFIGLGAQPPTPSLGGMVSDGRNYLQQNHWGATIPGITIVLLVLAVSLIGDGLRDVFDPRLRHEAKGVDEE, translated from the coding sequence ATGGCTGACGGGACCCGCACCCATCTGGAAGCCTGGAACCTGCAGCTTGCCGAGTTCGAGGAAAATCAGCGGGTAGGACCGGTGCGCGCCGCCCTCGGTCGCATGCGGCGCAACAAGCTCCTCCTGCTGGGAACCGCGCTGGGGCTGATCGTGCTGGGTGCCGGTGTCTTCGGCCCGATCATCTCCGGCGCCGATCCGGCCTTCCAGAGCTTCGCCAGCACCCTTCTTCCGCCCGGCAGCGAGGGCTACCTGCTCGGTACCGACCACCTGGGTCGGGACCTGGCGGTCCGGGTGTTCATAGGCATCCGGGTCAGCCTGATGGTGGCGGCGGGGGTGACTGTGCTCTCCCTCGTGCTGGGCCTGCTGCTGGGTATGTTCGGCGGGTTCCTCGGCGGCTGGAAAGATCGAATGATCAGGGGCACGGTCGATTTCGTGTGGGGTTTCCCCCTGATCCTGGTGGCGGTGCTCTTCGCCGGCGGTCTGGGGGAAGGCCTCTTTCCGGTGATCCTGGCGGTTGGCCTGGTCAACACGGCCGCCATTGCCCGGGTGGTCCGCGGTGAGGTGCTGGCTCTCAGCGAGCGAGAGTTCGTGGAGGCGGCCCGAGCGGGTGGGCTGTCGACCTCTCGCATCATGTGGCGCCACCTCTTCCCCAACATCCTGGCGCCGGCGCTGGTGCTGGCCTCCTACTACGTGGCGGTGGCCATCATCGCCGAGGCGGCGCTGTCTTTCATCGGCCTGGGTGCCCAGCCGCCCACCCCCAGCCTGGGTGGGATGGTCTCCGACGGGCGTAACTATCTCCAGCAGAACCATTGGGGAGCGACCATTCCCGGTATCACCATCGTGTTGCTGGTTCTGGCCGTGTCGCTGATCGGCGACGGCTTGCGGGACGTGTTCGACCCGAGGCTCAGGCACGAGGCGAAGGGGGTAGACGAGGAATGA